A genome region from Gossypium hirsutum isolate 1008001.06 chromosome A04, Gossypium_hirsutum_v2.1, whole genome shotgun sequence includes the following:
- the LOC107948882 gene encoding cullin-1-like, giving the protein MLIIFYSSGPYKENNQAARQVYGICDRLFSKPYSLPQAAHPGIDLTVTVLTTGFWPSYKSFDLNLPAKMVKCVEVFKGFYETKTKHRKLTCIYSQRKNQLHFAVQEQFAGGT; this is encoded by the exons ATGTTGATTATCTTCTACTCATCAGGTCCTTATAAGGAAAATAATCAAGCTGCACGACAAGTATATGGCATATGTGACCGACTGTTTTCAAAACCATACTCTCTTCCACAAG CTGCACATCCTGGGATTGATTTGACAGTGACTGTTCTCACAACAGGATTCTGGCCAAGTTATAAATCATTTGACCTCAATCTCCCTGCCAAGATG GTCAAGTGTGTAGAAGTTTTCAAAGGGTTctatgaaacaaaaacaaaacacagAAAGCTTACATGCATATACTCACAGCG GAAAAACCAACTACACTTTGCGGTCCAAGAACAATTTGCAGGAGGCACATAA
- the LOC107948883 gene encoding putative F-box protein PP2-B2 — MKIEVSEMEERKGKGKIMCGTLDLSAHPLDCITLIISFTSPRDACRLSLVSTAFNSATESDAVWESFLPSQYQALIPSSLSFSSKKQLYLSLCENPLLIEAGRKSFWLERGSGKKCYMLSPRDLTII; from the exons ATGAAAATCGAggtttctgaaatggaagaaagaaaaggaaagggaaAGATCATGTGCGGCACTCTCGACCTGAGTGCTCACCCACTAGATTGTATCACCCTCATTATTTCCTTTACCTCCCCTCGAGATGCCTGTAGATTGTCGCTTGTTTCAACTGCTTTTAATTCGGCTACTGAATCCGATGCTGTTTGGGAAAGCTTCTTGCCATCCCAATACCAGGCATTAATTCCCTCATCGCTCTCTTTCTCGTCCAAGAAACAACTTTATCTTAGCCTCTGTGAAAATCCCCTTCTCATTGAAGCTGGACGAAAG AGTTTTTGGCTGGAAAGAGGGAGTGGGAAGAAATGTTACATGCTGTCACCTAGGGACCTTACCATTATATGA